The Ralstonia pickettii DTP0602 genome segment GCTCTACCTGGATGCGTCGCCGTGCATCCTGGCCGGATCGTGCCACTACCTCGAGGCCGAGGGCTTCCAGCTTTGCCGCAGTTGCGGCGTTGCCGGAGGCGGCGATGAACATCTTCTCGACCTTGGCCAGCACGTCGGGCTGGGTGCCCGCGGGTACAAACACACCGTACCAGCTGGTGGCATAGTCATACTGGTTGAACCCCTGTTCCTTCATGGTCGGCACGTCCGGCAGAGCCTTGGCGCGCCGCGTGCCGCTCACGCCGAGAAACTGCAGCTTGCCGCCCTTGTAGAGCGGCATCATGCTGGCGACCGCGTCCCAGCCGATCGACACGTTGCCGCTGATCACATCCACCAGCATCGGCGCCGCACCACGGTAAGCAGCCGGCGTGATCGAAATGCCTGCGGACTTGCCCAGCGCCACCGTGCCAAGGTGGCCCGCACTGCCAATCGTCGCCAGGCCCAGGCTGGCTCCACCGGGGTTGCGCTTCGCCCAGTCGACGTACTCCTTCATGTTGCGGTAGGGCTGCTGCGGGCCTGCTGCGACGGCGGTTGGAACGTCAGTCAGCACCGCGGCAGGTATCAGATCCTTGTCGGCATCGTAGCCCAGCTTCTTGTAGGTCAGCGGGAAGATCGTGAACAGTGGCGACGGGCCGATGAATACCGTCCTGCCGTCCGGCTTTGCCCGCTTCACATAGTCAAGCGCCAGCCGCGCCGACGCGCCAGGCCGGTTTTCTACGACCACGGTGCCGTGGCCATCCTGGCGCAGTTGCTCGGCGTATAGCCGGGCCAGGCTGTCGGCAGCGCCGCCTGGCGCGTAGCCGACGATGATGTGCATCGGCTCGGCATCGGCTGCCCGGGCAGGGGTGGACATGGCGACGGCGGCTGCGGCAATCGTGGTCACGGCAAGCAGGCCTCGCGCAAGGCGGAGAGTGGGGATCATGTCAGCGAAAGCAGGAATGAGAGGAGAAAAAAAGCGCGTACTCAGGGCAAGGCTGGCCATTGCGCGCGGAAATCATGCACGGACTCGAATAGCGCCGCTGCGCGCAGCAATGCCGCGTCCTGGCGGAACTGTCCTACCAGTTGCAGGCCGATGGGCAGGCCGTCCTGGCCAAAACCGCACGGCAGGCTGATGGCCGGGTGTCCGGTCATGTTGAATGGCATGGTCCATGGAAACCAATGGGCCCGCACATCTTCATAGGACTGTCCGTCGATCTCGATCCGGCCGAACAGGTCCTGGTCCAGCGGCAGTGCTGTGCGCGTCAGCGTCGGCATGGCGAGCAGGTCGGCACGCGCCAACAGCGCCTGCACCCGCAGGAATAGCTGTGAGCGCTCGAACATGGCCTGCTGGTACTCCACGCCGCTAATATGGGCGGCGGATTCCACCTGTCTCACGAAGGTGGGGCTCAGCAGATCGGCATGCTTCTCGACGATGGGTGCGAAGCGGGTGCGCCAGACCGTATGGTTGATGGCGCGCCAGATCGGCTCCACGTCGAAACCCTCGCCGGAGAATGGCTCCAGCTGCGCCCCCAAGGCGCGCAAGCGTTCCAGGCTGGCCTCGAATGCCGTCGCCACATCCGCCGATACCGGCCGCCCTGGTGGTGCCAGGCAATACAGAACGCGCCGCCCGCGCAAATCGCCCTGCGGCTGCGCAGCGGCGATGTAGTCCGGCACTGGCACGCCGATCGACCACGGATCGCAAGCATGCTCGCCTGCCATTGCCTGCATCATCAAGCCGGTATCGGCCACTGTCCGCGTGGTCGGCGTGACATAGGTCTGGTTGCCGAAGAGATCTTGCGCCTGGCTATGCGGGATCACGCCCTGGCTTTGCTTGATGCCCACCACCCCGTTGCACGCGGCCGGTATGCGAGTCGAGCCGCCGCCGTCCGTCGCCACGGCTAGCGGCGCGATGCCGCTGGCCACCGCCACCGCCGCGCCCCCACTCGACCCGCCACTGGTTCGGTCCGGATGCCATGCATTGCGAGTGCGGCCGAATAGCGGAGAATCCGTCAGGCATTTCGACCCGAACTCCGGCGTGGTGGTCTTGCCGATCAGGATTGCGCCCTGGGCTAACAGGCGCGCGACCGACACGGCATCTTCTGCCGGCACGTTCTCGCGCATAGGCTGTGCGCCGAAGCTTGTCCGTATGCCGCGTGTATTGACGATGTCCTTGACGGTGAATGGGATACCGTGCAGCAGGCCCAATGATCGTCCCGCCATGACATCCTGCTCAGCCGTGCGAGCTGCCGCCATGGCCTCGTCGGTGCACAGCGTGATAAAGCAGTTCAATGTCGGCTGCAAGCGTTCTGCGCGAGCCAGCACCGCTTCAGTCAGCGCCACCGGCGAGACTTCCTTGCGGCGGATGCGAAGCTGCAATTCTGCAGCGGAAAGAAAACAAAGCGCTTCGCTCATGAGGCGCGTCTCCTTGCGCGCGGTCCGGTACATGGCCGGCCATTGTGAGGTAATTTCAGATATTAACGCGGCGGGCGAAGGGGCGGGGAGAATTAGCCGCACGGCCTTCGCCGGGGCGCATACGGGGGGCGCTGCCGGACGACAGCAGGGGAGTCCCACTAGAGGGTTGTCCTCCCCATGGCACATAATGTGCATACCATGCGGCCAAAAGACAAACGAGCGGAACACCCGCCGCCACAAGGGGAGACAATGAGCAGTACAACCGACAAGTTCTCGGCCACCATGCGCGATGGCCTGGCCGATCTCGCCCGCCGCCTGCGCTTTGCAATGGAGGAAGGCGCGATCTGGCTGGACGAGCAGCGCATGATCCTGATCCACACCGCCACCCTCGGCGCGCTGCGCAAGGAGCTGGTGGACACCATGGGCATGGAGCGTGCTCGCGGCCTGTTCATGCGCATGGGCTTCCATTCCGGCATGCGCGATGCCGAGATCGCCAGGAAGCTGCGCGGCGGCCACAGCGATTTCGGCCAGTTGGAGATCGGGCCTTGCCTGCACACCATCGAAGGGGTGGTACGGGTCACGCCGGTCAAGGTCGACATCGATATCGCCCGCGGCATCTACGATGGCGAATTCCTGTGGGAAGACTCGTTCGAGGGCGACGTCCACCGCCAGCTGTTCGGCATCGTCGACGAACCGGCCTGCTGGATGCAGATCGGCTATGCCACCGGCTATACCTCGGCGCTGATGGGCCGCACCATCCTCTATCGCGAGGTCGAGTGCATTGCCTGCGGGCACGCCCACTGCCGCATCGTCGGCAAGCCGGTGGAGGCGTGGGAAGACGGCCAGCAGGTCCTGGCGCAATACCAGCCCGATCCGGTGATCGAGACCATCCTGGCATTGCAGAGCGAAGTCGAGCACCTGCGCGCACTGCAGGGCAGCCCCGCCACGCCGGCCGACCTGGTCGGCAACTCGCCCGGCTTCCGCGCCGCGTGGGGGCTGCTGCAACGCGCCGCGGCCAGCAACGTGACCGTGCTGCTGCTGGGCGAGACCGGCGTGGGCAAGGAGCGCTTCGCGCAGGCGCTGCACAGCGTCAGCGGGCGCGCCGACAAGCCCTTTGTCGCGGTCAACTGTGCCGCGATCCCGGACGAGCTGATCGAGTCCGAACTGTTCGGCGTGGAGAAGGGCGCCTTCACCGGCGCGAACCAGTCGCGCCCCGGCCGCTTCGAGCGCGCCCACGGCGGCACCCTGTTCCTGGACGAACTGGGCGAGCTCTCGGCCTCGGCGCAGTCCAAGCTGCTGCGCGTGCTGCAGGAAGGCGAGGTCGAGCGCGTGGGCGGCACCGGCTCGCGCAAGGTCGATGTGCGGCTGGTGGCTGCCACCAACGTCGACTTGGCCGAAGCCGTCAAGGCCGGCACCTTCCGCAAGGACCTTTACTACCGGCTCAACGTCTACCCCGTCACCATCCCGCCGCTGCGCGAGCGGCTCGACGATATCCGCGCGCTGGCCGAGCGCTTCGTGGCCCGCTACAGCGCGCGCCACGGCAAGCGCATCGTCGGCATCACCGACCGCGCGCTGGCCGAGCTGCGCCACTATGACTGGCCCGGCAACGTGCGCGAACTGGAGAACGTGATCGAGCGCGGCGTGATCCTGGCCAGCCAGGGCGGGCAGATTTGCGCCGAGCACCTGTTCCTGCCCGGCACCGCGACACCGCCGGTGGACACCGCGCCGCGGCTCGGCGCCGGCGGCACGCTGCCTGAGCTGCGCGAGGCGGCGGTGCATGCCTTGCTCGACCAGATGTCCGAGCAGCAGCTGGCCCTGGGCGATGTGGAGACCGTGCTGATGGAGGCGGCGATGCAGCGTGCCAACGGGAACATGAGCCAGGCGGCGCGGCTGCTGGGGATCACGCGGCCGCAGCTGGCGTACCGGTGGAAGATGCGCGGTACGCGGGGCGGAAACGGCCACGGCAACTGAGGCCGCTGAGCAGCGTCGCTCATAGTTGGTTTGCGCCCTCTCACCGCTTGCGGGAGAGGGCGCTTGCATCTGACTGTTCGCGTTCCGTCGCGCTTCCCGGCCGCCATGATGGCCTGTTCCCCTGGCTTCACCATTTGATGCACTGCTAATCACCCAGGCATCCACGCGCCGCAGCGCAATGCTGCAACGCGCCAGCCAGTTTCCCTTGCCAGATCAAGCCCCTGCATCCTCGCCGGCACGCCTTGCTGTTGCGTCGCGGGACACTCGCGCAGCGCCGCCCCGGCTACCCGCAAACGCCCGCCCGGCGCGGCTTTTGATCATTTGATCAAGCCCCGCGCGCAGCTTCATCAAATCATCGACGCCGCCGGCCCGCCGCCTTCCGGGTTAACGCCGACACCGAGCCCCGCCGCTTCCCCGCAACCCTTGTCCCATCGCGCTTTGCGCCCGCTGGCACGCTCTTCGCAATAAGGGCTGCAACCAGCCAGGCAAAGGAGCGCGCCATGAACACCCCGTCGTCGGTACCCCTGTTCGAAGCCACGCCCCGCTACGTGCGGGTGGAGGGCCGCACGCCCGAGGGGTTCGTGCAGTTCGCCTTCAGCGTGGCCGACCCCGAGCTCAACGTCGAACTGATCATGCCCCAGCCGATGTTTGAAGCCTTCTGCTGCGTCAACCGCGTGCGCTTCCTGCCGCCGCTGGCAGACGCGTCCCAGGAATCCGGGGACTGAGCCCGCCCAACGCAAGCCGCCGCATCAAAAGCCACCGCATCACAAGAGAAGGACACAGGAGACCAAGCGATGCAAGTCGATATCAAGACCCAGCAGATCCAGCCGCTGCGCCAGACCTACGGCCACGTTGCGCGCCGTTTCGGCGACAAGCCGGCGTCGCGCTACCAGGAGGCGACCTATGACGTGCAGTCGGAGGTGAATTTCCACTACCGCCCGACCTGGGACCCCGGCTTCGAGCTGTACGACAAGCGCCGCACCGCGGTCGTCATGCAGGATTGGTACGCGCTGAAGGACCCGCGCCAGTACTACTACGGCGCTTACGTGACCACGCGCGGGCGCCAGCAGGATGCCGCCGAGAAGAACTTTGCCTTTGTCGAGAAGCGCGGCCTGCTGCAGGCGCTGCCGGCTGAATGGCAGGAGCGCCTGGCCGCGGGGCTGCTGCCGCTGCGCCATGTGGAGTGGGGCGCCAACATGAACAATTTTTACTGCGCCGACTACGGCTGGGGCACGGCGATCACGCAGGCCTGTACCTACTGCGCGATGGACCGCCTTGGCATTGCACAGTACCTGTCGCGCATCGGCATGCTGCTTGACGGCAATACCGGCGTGGCGCTGGAGCGCGCCAAGGTGGCGTGGCTGGAGGGCGCTGCCTGGCAGCCGCTGCGCCGCTTTGTCGAGCACAGCTTCGTGATCGATGACTGGTTCGAGACCTTCGTCGCCCAGAACCTGGTGCTCGACGGGCTGCTCTACCCGCTCATCTACCAGCACGCCGATGCGGCGATCGTGCGCGCCTGTGGCACCGGCCTGGCCGTGCTGACCGAGTTCATGAACGACTGGCGCGACGAGCACGCGCGCTGGGTCGATGCGGTGATCCAGGCGGCCGCCGCCGAGTCCGAGGCTAACCGCGTGCTGCTGTCCGGCTGGGCGCGTGCCGCCACGGCGGAAGTGGCCGAGGCGCTGGTGCCCGTTGCCAGCGTGCTGACCAGCGAAGACGGCGCGCAGATGGTCGCGCTGTGCCGCGAACAGTTTGAAGTCCGGCTGCGCAAGCTCGGCCTTGCCGCCTGACCAGCCCGCCATCCGGAGACACGCCATGCAAGCCAACGTCTACATCGCCCTGCAGAACAACGACGACACCCGCCCGATCATCGACGCCATCACTGAAGCCAACCCGCACGCGGTGGTCTCGCAGTTCCCGGCCATGGTCAAGATCGACGCCCCCGGCCACCTGACCATCGTGCGCGAGCGCGTCGCCGACAAGCTCGGCCGCGACTGGGACCTGCAAGAGATCCACCTGAACCTGATCTCGCTGTGCGGGAACATCGACGAGGACGAAGACGCCTTCACCCTGCGCTGGAACGCCTGATCCGGCGGCGCCACAGAACACTACGGAGACATCATGGACGCACGCAAGAAGCTCAACCTGCGCGAGAAGTACGCCTCGATGACGCGGGACCTGTCCTGGGAAACCACCTATGAGCCGATGGACAAGGTCTTTCCCTTCGACAAGTACGAAGGCATCCGCATCCACGACTGGGACAAATGGGAAGACCCGTTCCGCATGACCATGGATGCGTACTGGAAATACCAGTCGGAGAAGGAGCGCAAGCTGTACGCGATCATCGACTCGTTCGTGCAGAACAACGGCCACCTGAACGTGTCCGACCCGCGCTACCTGAACGCGCTGCGGCTGTTCCTGACCGGCGTGACGCCGCTGGAATATGCCGCGCACCGCGGCTACGCGCACCTGGGCCGGCACTTCCGCGGCGTCGGCGCGCGCGTGGCGGCGCAGATGCAGTCGATCGACGAGCTGCGCCACGCCCAGACCCAGCTGCATACGCTGTCGGTCTATAACAAGTATTTCCACGGCTTTGGCGAATGGCGCCATATGCATGACCGGGTCTGGTACCTGTCCGTGCCCAAGTCGTACTTCGAAGACGCAATGAGCGCCGGGCCGTTCGAGTTCATCACGGCGATCTCGTTCTCGTTCGAATACGTGCTGACCAACCTGCTGTTCATGCCGTTCATGTCCGGTGCGGCCTACAACGGCGACATGGCGACCGTGACTTTCGGCTTCTCCGCGCAATCGGATGAGTCGCGCCACATGACGCTCGGGCTGGAAGTGGTCAAGTTCCTGTGCGAGCAGGACCCCGGCAATATCCCCATCCTGCAGAAGTGGCTGGACAAGTGGTTCTGGCGCGGCTTCCGCCTGCTGACGCTGGTCGGGATGATGATGGACTACATGCTGCCCAAGCGCGTGATGTCGTGGGGCGAGGCGTGGGAGATGTATTTTGAGCAGGCCGGCGGTGCGCTGTTCAAGGACCTGGAGCGTTACGGCCTGCGCATGCCCAAGTACCACGACGTGGCCACCAAGACCAAGGACCGCATTACGCACGAAGCCTGGGGCACCTTCTACAACTACGCCGCCGCGGCCGGCTTCCATACCTGGGTGCCGAAGGAAGACGAGATGGCGTGGCTGGCCGAGAAGTACCCGCAGACCTTCGATCGCTACTACAAGCCGCGGCTGGACCACTGGCAGGAGCGCCAGCAGGCCGGCGAGCGCTTCTACAACGCCACGCTGCCGATGCTGTGCCAGACCTGCCAGATCCCGATGGTGTTCTCCGAGCCGGACGACCCCACCCAGACCTGCTATCGCGAAAGCAGCTACCACGGCATGAAGTTCCATTTCTGCTCGGACGGCTGCAAGGACATCTTCGACGTCGAGCCCGCCAAGTACGCGCAGGCGTGGCTGCCGGTGCACCAGATCTACCAGGGCAACTGCGGCGGCGCCTCGCTGGACGACGTGCTCAAGTGGTACCGCCTGAATCCCGGCGCGGACAACCTCGACTTCGAGGGTTCGCAGGACCAGCGCAACTGGAACGCCTGGAAGGGCATCACCCCTGCCGCCTGACGCGCAGGCCATCAGAGAGACAAGGAGACAACCATGCCAGTCGTATCCATCGGCGACTATGCATTCGAGGCGGCCGACCGCGAATCCGTGTTCCACGGCAACCGCCTGCTCTACATCGGCTGGGACGGCCACCTGCTGTTCTGCGCGCCGCACTGCTTCCCGTTCCCGCCGTCGATGCCGCTGCGCGCGGTGGTGGAGGACGTGCTCCCCGGCGTCTACGGCTATCACCCGGACTTTGCCCGCATCGACTGGCAAAAGGTGGAGTGGCTGCGCGGCGGCCAGCCCTGGCAGCCCGACCTGGACCGCTCGCTGGAAGAGAACGGCCTGGGCCACAAGACCGTGATCCGCTTCCGCACGCCGGGCCTTGACGGCATCGGCGGAAGCCGCAGCTGAGCGCAGCGCAGCGCGCAACACCGGAAGGAGACCGAGATGTATTCGCTGACGATTGAACCGATCGGCCAGACCATCCCCATCGCGCCGGGGCAGACCGTGCTGGACGCCTGCCTGCGCAACGGCGTGTGGCTGCCGCACGCCTGCTGCCACGGCCTGTGCGCTACCTGCAAGGTGCAGGTGGTGGACGGCGAGGTCGACCAGGGCGAGGCCTCCAGCTTCGCGCTGATGGACTTCGAGCGCGACAACGGCCAGTGCCTGGCCTGCTGCGCCACCGCGCAGTCAGACCTGGTGATCGAAGCCGATATCGAGGAAGACGCCGACGCCGAGGGCCTGCCGCTGGACGACTATTGCGCGGAGGTGGTGGAGACGCGTGCGCTCACGCCGACCATCCTCGGCATCTGGCTCAAGCCCAGGGACGGCAAGCGCGCCGCGTTCCAGGCCGGGCAGTACCTGAACCTGATGGTGCCCGGCTGCGACCAGCCGCGCGCGTTCTCGCTGGCCAACCGGCCGGGCGAAGAGCTGGTGGAACTGCACGTGCGTCGCGTGGAAGGCGGCCCAGCCACCGCCTGGCTGCACGAACAGCTGGCGGTGGGCAACAAGCTGCGCTTCTCCGCCCCGTACGGGCGCTTCTTCGTGCGCAAGTCGGCGCAGGTGCCGATGCTGTTCCTGGCGGGCGGCTCGGGCCTGTCCAGCCCGCGCGCGATGATCCTGGACCTGCTGGCCGCCGGTGAAACGCTGCCGATCACGCTGGTCCAGGGCGCGCGCAACCGCGGCGAGCTGTATTACGACGACGAGTTCCACGCGCTGGCGCAGGCCCATCCCAACTTCCGCTACGTGCCGGCGCTGTCGGACGAACCCGCCGACAGCGGCTGGAACGGCGCGCGCGGCTACGTGCACGACGTGCTGCACCAGCTCTACGCGCAGGACGGCAGCGCCGACTTCCGCGGCCACAAGGCCTACCTGTGCGGCCCGCCGCCGATGATCGAGGCCTGCATCCGCACGCTGATGCAGGGGCGCCTGTTCGAGGCGGACATCCATACCGAGAAGTTCCTGTCGGCCGGTGACGCGCAGAACAGTGCGCGCAGTCCGCTGTTCAAGATCTGAGCAAGGAGGCCATGCATGCATACCGTCGAGATCGCCGGCAGCGGGCAGCGCTACGCCTGCGCGCCGGAGCAGAACCTGTTGCGGGCCATGGAAGTGCTGGGCCAGCGTGGCATTCCCGCCGGCTGCCGCGGTGGCGGCTGCGGCGTGTGCAAGGTACGCATTGAGGCCGGGCACTACCACGTGGGGAAGATGAGCCGGGCCTGCCTGTCCGAAGCGGAACAGCGCGACGGGCTGGTGCTGGCGTGCAAGACCTATCCCGACAGCGATATCCGGCTGCGCCCGGTGGCGCTGCTGCAGCGCTGCCTGGAGCGGTACGCGGCCAGGCGCGCGCAAGCATGAACCCGCATGACCACGCAGTAAAGACACACACAAGGAGACAGACATGGCATTGACAGGCGTATTGCGCCCGGGGCACGTGGCCCTGCGCGTGCTGGAGCTGGAGCCGGCGGTGAAGCACTACACCGAGGTACTCGGCCTGATCGAGACCGCCCGCGACGAACAGGGCCGGGTGTTCCTGAAGGCGTGGGACGAGCACGACCACCACAGCGTGGTGCTGCGCGAGGCCGACAGCCCGGGCATGGACTACATGGGCTTCCGCGTCGACAGCGGCCGCACGCTGGAGCGTCTGGCGCAGGAGGTCGAGCAATCCGGGCTGGCAACGGCCTACCAGTGGATCGCCGCGGGCGAGCATCCGCACACCGGCGTGCGTTTCCGCTTCACCATCCCCACCGGCCACGCCATCGAGCTGTTCGCCGAGAAGGACAAGCCCGGCTGCAAGACCGGCGACCTGAACCCGGACCCCTGGCCGGACGACCTGCGCGGCATGGCACCCAGCCGCTTTGACCACTGCCTGCTGTATGGCGACGATGTCGACGGCACGGTCAAGCTGTTCCGCGAGGTGCTGGGCTTCTCGATGGCCGAGCAGGTGGTGGCTGGCCCGGATGGCGAGATGCTGATCGGCGCCTTCCTGACGTGCTCGAACAAGGCGCACGACATCGCCTTTATCCGCCATCCGGAGAAGAACCGCTTCCACCATGCGTCGTTCCTGCTCGACAACTGGAGCGAGGTGCTGAAGGCGGCTGACATCATCTCCAAGAAGGATGTGTCGCTCGATATCGGGCCGACCCGTCACGGCATTACGCGCGGGGCGACGATTTATTTCTTCGATCCTTCAGGGAACCGCAACGAGGTGTTCTCCGGTGGCTATATCCACTATCCGGACAAGCCGACGATAACGTGGACGGACAACGAGTTGGGCAGGGCGATCTTCTATCACGACCGCAAGCTGAACGAGGCGTTCCTGAATGTGCTGACCTGAACGGAGCCCTTGGTTTGCTCCCCTCTCCCCGCAAGCGGGAGAGGGGACACTTCCACACAAGAGAACCAACATGAAAGACTTCAAGAACTTCATCAATGGCGAGTGGGTCGGCACCGCACGCACCTTCGAGAACCGCAACCCCGCCGACAACACCCTGATCGGCCACGTGCACGAAGCCGGCCAGGCCGAAGTCGATGCCGCCGTGCAGGCCGCGCGCAACGCCTTGCATGGCCCGTGGGGCCGCATGACGGTGGCGCAGCGCGTGGAGCTGCTGCACGCCGTCGCCGACGGCATCAACCGCCGCTTCGACGAGTTCGTGCAGGCCGAGATCGCCGACACCGGCAAGCCCTACGTCCTCGCCAGCCATATCGACATCCCGCGCGGCGCGGCCAATTTCAAGGTCTTTGCCGACCTGATCCGGAACGTGCCGACCGAGAGCTTCGCCATGGACACGCCGGACGGCGGCAAGGCCATCAACTACGCGGTGCGCAGCCCGCGCGGCGTGATCGGCGTGGTGTGCCCGTGGAACCTGCCGCTGCTGCTGATGACATGGAAGGTCGGGCCGGCGCTGGCATGCGGCAATACCGTGGTAGTCAAGCCGTCAGAGGAAACGCCCGCCACCGCCACGCTGCTGGGCGAGGTGATGAACGAGGCCGGCGTGCCGCCGGGCGTCTACAACGTCGTACACGGCTTCGGGCCGGACTCTGCCGGCGCCTTCCTGACCGGCCACCCGCAAGTCAACGGCATCACCTTCACGGGCGAGACCCGCACCGGCGAGGCCATCATGAAGGCAGCCGCCAATGGCGTGCGGCCGGTGTCGTTCGAACTGGGCGGCAAGAACGCCGGCATCGTGTTTGCCGATGCGGATTTCGACAAGGCCGTGGCCGGCATCACGCGCTCGGCATTCGAGAACAGCGGACAGGTCTGCCTTGGGACGGAGCGTGTCTACGTGCAGCGCCCGATCTTCGAGCGCTTTGTCGCCGCGCTGAAGGCGAAGGCCGAAGGCCTGAAGCTCGGGCGGCCGACCGACGATGGCGTCAACATGGGCCCGCTGGTCTCGCACGAGCATCGCGACAAGGTGCTGTCCTACTATCGCAAGGCCGCCGAAGCCGGCGCCACGGTCGTGACCGGCGGCGGCGTGCCGCAGATGCCGGGCGTGCTCGCCGAAGGCGCCTGGGTGCAGCCGACCATCTGGACCGGCCTGCCGGAGAGCGCGGCAGTGATCCGCGAAGAAATCTTCGGGCCGTGCTGCCATATCGCCCCGTTCGACACTGAAGAAGAAGTCATTGAACTGGCCAACGATACCCCATACGGCCTGGCGGCCACCGTCTGGACCAGCGACCTTGGCACCGCGCACCGCATGGGCAGCGCGCTGGAGGTCGGCATCTGCTGGATCAATGCCTGGTTCCTGCGCGACCTGCGCACGGCCTTCGGCGGCGCCAGGCAGTCCGGCATCGGCCGCGAAGGCGGCGTCCATTCGCTGGAGTTCTACACCGAACTGCGCAACGTCTGCGTCAAACTGTGAGTCCCATCATGCATAGCGAACTGATCCGCGAAATCGGCGCCAGCCTGCACCAGGCGCTTGCCACCCGGCACCCGCTGGCGCCGCTGACCGACTCCTGGCCCGACCTGACCATCGACGACGCCTACCGTATCCAGCTGGCCATGGTGCAGCACCGGCTCGACGCCGGCGAGCGCGTGGTCGGCAAGAAGATCGGCGTCACCAGCCGGGTGGTGATGGACATGCTCAACGTGCGCCAGCCTGACTTTGGCCACCTGCTGTCCGGCATGGTCTACCCGGACGGTGCCGCCATCGCCGCCGACACGCTGATCGCACCCAAGGCCGAGGGCGAGATCGCCTTCGTGCTGAAGGACGACCTCGAAGGCCCGGGGGTGACCAATGCCGACGTGCTGCGCGCGACCGCCTATGTGCTGCCGTGCTTCGAGATCGTCGACTCGCGCATCCGCGACTGGAAGATCCGCATCCAGGACACGGTGGCTGACAACGCGTCCTCCGGCGTCTTCGTGCTGGGCGACGCCGCGGTCGATGCGCGCAGCGTGGACCTGGGGACCGTCGGCATGACGCTGGAGAAAAACGGCGAGATCGTCGCCACCGGTGCCGGCGCCGCCGCACTGGGGCATCCCGTCAACGCGGTCGCATGGCTGGCCAACACGCTGGGAAGGCTGGGCATCGGCCTGAAGCGCGGCGAAGTGATCCTGTCCGGCTCGCTGGCCGCGATGGTGCCGGTGGCCGCCGGCGACCAGCTGCGCATCAGCCTGGGCGACATCGGCTCGGCCGGCGTGCGCTTCGTCTGATCACCTTTTATCGATTATCCGTGCAGGACAAGCCATGAACCTGACCCAAGAGACCATCGCCAGCCTTGCCGAGTTGCTGGAGAACGCCGAGCTGCAGCGCGAGGCGGTACCCAAGATCA includes the following:
- a CDS encoding monooxygenase (K16244: dmpM, poxB; phenol hydroxylase P2 protein); its protein translation is MQANVYIALQNNDDTRPIIDAITEANPHAVVSQFPAMVKIDAPGHLTIVRERVADKLGRDWDLQEIHLNLISLCGNIDEDEDAFTLRWNA
- a CDS encoding Fis family transcriptional regulator (K01529: E3.6.1.- [EC:3.6.1.-]), which gives rise to MSSTTDKFSATMRDGLADLARRLRFAMEEGAIWLDEQRMILIHTATLGALRKELVDTMGMERARGLFMRMGFHSGMRDAEIARKLRGGHSDFGQLEIGPCLHTIEGVVRVTPVKVDIDIARGIYDGEFLWEDSFEGDVHRQLFGIVDEPACWMQIGYATGYTSALMGRTILYREVECIACGHAHCRIVGKPVEAWEDGQQVLAQYQPDPVIETILALQSEVEHLRALQGSPATPADLVGNSPGFRAAWGLLQRAAASNVTVLLLGETGVGKERFAQALHSVSGRADKPFVAVNCAAIPDELIESELFGVEKGAFTGANQSRPGRFERAHGGTLFLDELGELSASAQSKLLRVLQEGEVERVGGTGSRKVDVRLVAATNVDLAEAVKAGTFRKDLYYRLNVYPVTIPPLRERLDDIRALAERFVARYSARHGKRIVGITDRALAELRHYDWPGNVRELENVIERGVILASQGGQICAEHLFLPGTATPPVDTAPRLGAGGTLPELREAAVHALLDQMSEQQLALGDVETVLMEAAMQRANGNMSQAARLLGITRPQLAYRWKMRGTRGGNGHGN
- a CDS encoding phenol hydroxylase (K16243: dmpL, poxC; Phenol hydroxylase P1 protein), coding for MQVDIKTQQIQPLRQTYGHVARRFGDKPASRYQEATYDVQSEVNFHYRPTWDPGFELYDKRRTAVVMQDWYALKDPRQYYYGAYVTTRGRQQDAAEKNFAFVEKRGLLQALPAEWQERLAAGLLPLRHVEWGANMNNFYCADYGWGTAITQACTYCAMDRLGIAQYLSRIGMLLDGNTGVALERAKVAWLEGAAWQPLRRFVEHSFVIDDWFETFVAQNLVLDGLLYPLIYQHADAAIVRACGTGLAVLTEFMNDWRDEHARWVDAVIQAAAAESEANRVLLSGWARAATAEVAEALVPVASVLTSEDGAQMVALCREQFEVRLRKLGLAA
- a CDS encoding phenol hydroxylase (K16249: dmpK, poxA; phenol hydroxylase P0 protein), giving the protein MNTPSSVPLFEATPRYVRVEGRTPEGFVQFAFSVADPELNVELIMPQPMFEAFCCVNRVRFLPPLADASQESGD
- a CDS encoding glutamyl-tRNA amidotransferase subunit A (K02433: gatA; aspartyl-tRNA(Asn)/glutamyl-tRNA (Gln) amidotransferase subunit A [EC:6.3.5.6 6.3.5.7]) produces the protein MSEALCFLSAAELQLRIRRKEVSPVALTEAVLARAERLQPTLNCFITLCTDEAMAAARTAEQDVMAGRSLGLLHGIPFTVKDIVNTRGIRTSFGAQPMRENVPAEDAVSVARLLAQGAILIGKTTTPEFGSKCLTDSPLFGRTRNAWHPDRTSGGSSGGAAVAVASGIAPLAVATDGGGSTRIPAACNGVVGIKQSQGVIPHSQAQDLFGNQTYVTPTTRTVADTGLMMQAMAGEHACDPWSIGVPVPDYIAAAQPQGDLRGRRVLYCLAPPGRPVSADVATAFEASLERLRALGAQLEPFSGEGFDVEPIWRAINHTVWRTRFAPIVEKHADLLSPTFVRQVESAAHISGVEYQQAMFERSQLFLRVQALLARADLLAMPTLTRTALPLDQDLFGRIEIDGQSYEDVRAHWFPWTMPFNMTGHPAISLPCGFGQDGLPIGLQLVGQFRQDAALLRAAALFESVHDFRAQWPALP
- a CDS encoding ABC transporter substrate-binding protein, which codes for MIPTLRLARGLLAVTTIAAAAVAMSTPARAADAEPMHIIVGYAPGGAADSLARLYAEQLRQDGHGTVVVENRPGASARLALDYVKRAKPDGRTVFIGPSPLFTIFPLTYKKLGYDADKDLIPAAVLTDVPTAVAAGPQQPYRNMKEYVDWAKRNPGGASLGLATIGSAGHLGTVALGKSAGISITPAAYRGAAPMLVDVISGNVSIGWDAVASMMPLYKGGKLQFLGVSGTRRAKALPDVPTMKEQGFNQYDYATSWYGVFVPAGTQPDVLAKVEKMFIAASGNAATAAKLEALGLEVVARSGQDARRRIQVERAAWKPIVEATGFVAED